One window of Nostoc sp. C052 genomic DNA carries:
- a CDS encoding hemolysin family protein, whose amino-acid sequence MSSITFEILIILVLIIANGVFSMSEMAIVSARKVRLQQLANQGDAKARVALKLAESPNHFLSTVQVGISLIGILTGAFGGATIASRVAIYVRLIPLLAPYSEPISFGIVVLLITYFSLIVGELVPKRLALNNPERIASIVAIPMQALAAIASPVVFLLSASTDLILRLLGITASTEPQVTEEEIKILIEQGTEAGTFEEAEQDMVERVFRLGDRPVSYLMTPRPDIVWLDLDDSAEENRQKMVDSAYSRYPVCQGGLDNVLGVIPVTDLLARSFRGEPLDLTIGLRQPVFVPESTRGLKVLELFKQTITHMALVVDEYGVIQGLVTLNDIMSEIVGDVPSTDGQDQPQAVQREDGSWLLDGMLPVEEFLELFGMEEWESEERGSYQTLGGFVITHLGRIPAAADHFEWQSMRIEVMDMDGNRVDKVLVVPKAVKSADTKKSD is encoded by the coding sequence ATGTCCTCCATAACTTTTGAAATTTTAATCATTTTGGTGCTAATTATTGCCAATGGCGTGTTTTCGATGTCTGAGATGGCGATTGTCTCGGCACGGAAAGTTAGGCTACAGCAGCTTGCCAATCAAGGAGACGCTAAGGCAAGGGTCGCATTAAAACTAGCTGAGTCTCCAAATCATTTCCTGTCAACCGTCCAGGTGGGTATTTCCCTGATCGGTATCCTGACTGGTGCTTTTGGAGGAGCAACAATTGCTAGCCGAGTGGCAATATATGTGCGACTTATCCCCTTATTAGCACCTTATAGTGAACCGATATCCTTTGGAATAGTGGTTTTGCTCATTACCTATTTTTCACTCATTGTCGGCGAATTGGTACCGAAGCGTTTGGCATTAAACAACCCAGAAAGGATTGCCTCGATTGTAGCTATTCCAATGCAAGCCTTGGCGGCGATCGCTTCTCCTGTAGTCTTTCTCTTAAGTGCTTCTACAGATTTGATCCTGCGATTACTGGGAATTACAGCTTCTACCGAGCCGCAAGTCACTGAAGAAGAGATTAAAATCTTAATTGAGCAAGGGACTGAAGCGGGAACTTTTGAGGAAGCTGAACAGGATATGGTAGAGCGAGTCTTTCGTTTAGGCGATCGCCCTGTTAGCTACTTAATGACACCCCGTCCTGATATCGTCTGGCTAGATTTAGACGACTCTGCCGAAGAAAATCGCCAAAAAATGGTTGATAGTGCCTATTCTCGGTATCCAGTTTGTCAGGGGGGACTTGACAATGTGCTGGGTGTTATCCCTGTCACCGACTTATTAGCCAGAAGTTTCCGAGGCGAACCTCTAGACTTGACCATTGGATTACGACAGCCTGTATTTGTGCCAGAAAGCACCCGTGGCTTGAAAGTTTTGGAATTGTTTAAGCAAACCATCACTCACATGGCGCTAGTAGTGGATGAATACGGCGTGATTCAAGGATTAGTCACTCTCAACGACATTATGAGTGAAATTGTCGGTGATGTTCCTTCCACAGATGGACAGGATCAACCCCAAGCTGTCCAACGCGAAGATGGTTCTTGGCTTTTGGATGGGATGTTGCCTGTAGAGGAGTTTTTGGAACTTTTCGGTATGGAAGAGTGGGAATCAGAGGAACGCGGCAGTTATCAAACCTTAGGTGGTTTTGTGATCACCCATTTAGGTCGTATTCCTGCCGCAGCAGACCATTTTGAATGGCAAAGTATGCGAATTGAAGTGATGGATATGGATGGTAATCGTGTTGATAAGGTGCTAGTCGTACCTAAGGCAGTTAAATCAGCAGATACGAAAAAATCTGATTAA
- the mfd gene encoding transcription-repair coupling factor: MSFSSIVRALGRSSLTTEFISKLNRQQELRLNGISRLPKTLVASALAQAQGKDLFVVCATLEEAGRVYAQLEAMGWQTVHFYPTSEASPYEPFDPETEMSWGQMQVLADLGMGNGEWGMGNGEEKPPIPNFQLPKMAIVATQGALQPHLPPPEVFGQFCLTLKKGMELDLNAFSEKITILGYERVPLVEMEGQWSRRGDIVDVFPVSSEFPVRLEWFGDEIEQMREFDPATQRSALDKVDQIILTPTSFTPVVMAALNKSAQFRVLSAELNSDSELLTANSSLIEGSRRFLGLAFEQPASLLNYLAENTLIAIDEPEQCHAHSDRWVENAQEQWEIGNREWGIGNGVASSPTPHSLPKIHRSFDECLADVAKFKTLYLSELSEENNGINLASRPVPATPHQFAKLAETIRQERDRNFSIWLLSAQPSRSVSLLQEHDCPAQFIPNPRDYQAIDKLQINHIPIALKYSGLAELEGFILPTYRVVIVTDREFFGQHSLATPGYIRKRHKATSKQVDPNKLRPGDYVVHRNHGVGKFVKLESLTINDETRDYLVVQYADGLLRVAADQVGALSRFRAGGDKAPELNRMTGKAWENTKNKVRKAIKKLAVDLLKLYAARSQQQGFSFPGDMPWQEELEDSFPYQPTTDQLKAVQDVKRDMESDRPMDRLVCGDVGFGKTEVAIRAVFKAVTAGKQVALLAPTTILTQQHYHTLKERFAPYPVNVGLLNRFRSAEERRDIQKRLATGELDVVVGTQQLLGKGVAFKDLGLLVVDEEQRFGVNQKEKIKSLKTQVDVLTLSATPIPRTLYMSLSGIREMSLITTPPPTRRPIKTHLSPINSESIRTAIRQELDRGGQVFYVVPRVDGIEETTANLREVIPGARFAIAHGQMDESELESTMLTFSNGDADILVCTTIIESGLDIPRVNTILIEDAHRFGLAQLYQLRGRVGRAGIQAHAWLFYPKQRTLSDAARQRLRAIQEFTQLGSGYQLAMRDMEIRGVGNLLGAEQSGQMDAIGFDLYMEMLEEAIREIRGQEIPKVEDTQIDLNLTAFIPADYITDLDQKMSAYRAVATAKSKSELKLIAAEWSDRYGTLPVPANQLLRVMELKQLAKKLGFSRIKPEQKQHVVLETPMEEPAWNLLAANLPDNLKTRFVYSPGKVTVRGLGVFKADQQLQNLIDAFGRMQGAIPEAAVI, translated from the coding sequence ATGTCATTTTCTTCTATTGTGCGTGCCTTAGGCCGATCGTCGCTCACTACTGAATTTATTTCTAAGCTGAATCGACAACAAGAATTGCGGTTAAATGGCATTTCTCGGCTGCCCAAGACTCTGGTAGCTTCGGCATTAGCACAGGCTCAGGGCAAGGATTTGTTCGTGGTTTGCGCCACTCTGGAGGAAGCTGGACGCGTTTACGCACAACTGGAGGCAATGGGATGGCAAACAGTACATTTTTACCCCACCTCTGAGGCTTCTCCCTACGAACCTTTTGACCCGGAAACTGAGATGAGTTGGGGGCAAATGCAGGTATTGGCAGATTTGGGAATGGGGAATGGGGAATGGGGAATGGGGAATGGGGAAGAAAAACCCCCAATTCCTAATTTCCAATTACCTAAGATGGCAATTGTGGCTACTCAAGGGGCGTTGCAACCTCATTTGCCTCCACCAGAAGTTTTTGGGCAATTCTGTCTTACTCTGAAAAAGGGGATGGAATTAGATTTGAATGCCTTCAGTGAGAAAATAACTATTTTGGGCTACGAAAGAGTGCCTTTGGTGGAAATGGAAGGACAATGGAGCCGACGGGGCGATATTGTTGATGTGTTCCCGGTTTCCTCTGAGTTTCCAGTTCGGTTGGAATGGTTTGGCGATGAAATTGAGCAAATGCGGGAATTTGACCCGGCAACCCAACGTTCTGCCCTTGACAAAGTTGACCAGATAATTCTTACCCCCACTAGCTTTACTCCTGTGGTGATGGCAGCACTCAACAAGAGTGCCCAATTCCGAGTGCTGAGTGCTGAGTTAAATTCTGACTCAGAACTCTTAACTGCTAACTCATCGCTGATTGAGGGTAGCCGTCGCTTTTTGGGGTTGGCATTTGAGCAACCAGCATCTCTGCTAAACTACTTAGCAGAAAATACCCTAATTGCCATTGATGAACCAGAACAATGCCATGCTCATAGCGATCGCTGGGTAGAAAATGCCCAAGAACAATGGGAAATTGGGAATAGGGAATGGGGAATAGGGAATGGGGTAGCTTCTTCCCCTACTCCCCATTCATTACCGAAAATCCACCGTTCGTTTGATGAGTGTTTGGCTGATGTTGCCAAATTTAAAACATTATATTTATCGGAACTGTCAGAGGAAAATAATGGGATCAATCTTGCCAGTCGTCCGGTTCCAGCTACGCCACACCAGTTTGCTAAACTAGCTGAAACCATCCGCCAAGAACGCGATCGCAATTTTTCGATTTGGCTGCTGTCTGCTCAACCTTCCCGTTCTGTCTCGCTGTTGCAAGAACATGATTGTCCGGCTCAGTTTATCCCCAATCCCCGCGATTACCAAGCGATCGATAAGCTGCAAATCAACCATATTCCCATAGCCCTAAAATATTCTGGTCTTGCGGAACTTGAAGGTTTTATCCTGCCTACCTATAGAGTAGTAATCGTTACAGACCGAGAATTTTTTGGGCAGCATTCCTTGGCGACTCCCGGCTATATCCGCAAGCGCCACAAAGCTACTTCTAAACAAGTTGATCCCAATAAACTACGTCCCGGTGATTATGTAGTTCACAGAAATCATGGTGTTGGTAAATTTGTCAAGCTGGAAAGTTTGACGATTAATGACGAAACCCGTGATTATTTGGTGGTGCAATATGCTGATGGGTTACTGAGAGTCGCAGCCGATCAAGTAGGGGCTTTATCTCGGTTCCGCGCCGGAGGTGATAAAGCACCGGAACTCAATCGAATGACTGGTAAAGCTTGGGAAAATACCAAGAATAAAGTCCGCAAAGCAATTAAAAAATTGGCGGTGGACTTATTGAAACTTTATGCAGCGCGATCACAACAACAAGGTTTTAGCTTTCCAGGTGATATGCCTTGGCAGGAGGAACTAGAAGATTCTTTCCCCTACCAACCCACGACAGATCAACTCAAAGCTGTGCAAGATGTAAAACGCGACATGGAAAGCGATCGCCCAATGGATCGCTTAGTTTGTGGCGATGTCGGTTTTGGAAAGACGGAAGTGGCGATTCGTGCTGTTTTTAAAGCAGTCACCGCCGGTAAACAAGTGGCACTCCTTGCGCCAACGACTATTTTAACACAGCAACATTACCATACACTCAAAGAACGTTTTGCACCTTATCCCGTAAATGTCGGTTTGCTCAACCGTTTTCGCTCTGCTGAAGAACGGCGCGATATTCAAAAACGATTGGCAACTGGTGAACTAGATGTAGTTGTTGGCACACAGCAACTTTTGGGTAAAGGTGTGGCATTCAAGGATTTAGGACTGTTGGTGGTAGATGAAGAACAGCGATTTGGGGTAAATCAGAAAGAGAAAATTAAAAGCTTGAAAACTCAAGTGGACGTGCTTACCCTCTCCGCCACTCCCATTCCCCGAACTTTGTATATGTCCTTATCGGGAATTCGGGAAATGAGTTTGATTACCACGCCACCCCCAACCAGACGACCGATTAAAACCCATTTGTCACCGATTAATTCCGAAAGTATCCGTACCGCAATTCGTCAAGAATTAGACAGAGGTGGACAGGTATTTTATGTAGTTCCACGAGTGGATGGCATTGAAGAGACAACAGCCAATTTACGAGAAGTAATACCAGGAGCTAGATTTGCGATCGCTCACGGTCAAATGGATGAAAGCGAGTTAGAATCAACCATGCTCACTTTCAGCAATGGCGATGCAGATATCCTTGTTTGTACGACAATTATTGAATCTGGCTTAGATATTCCACGAGTCAACACGATTTTGATTGAAGATGCTCACCGCTTTGGATTAGCACAGTTGTATCAATTACGCGGTCGTGTGGGACGTGCAGGGATACAAGCTCATGCTTGGTTATTTTATCCGAAACAGCGGACGTTATCTGATGCAGCGCGGCAACGATTACGAGCGATTCAGGAATTTACTCAGTTAGGTTCTGGATATCAGCTAGCGATGCGCGATATGGAAATCAGAGGTGTGGGTAACTTGCTAGGTGCAGAACAATCCGGTCAAATGGATGCCATCGGTTTTGATTTATACATGGAAATGCTAGAAGAAGCAATTCGGGAAATCCGAGGACAAGAAATTCCGAAAGTGGAGGATACCCAGATTGACCTCAACCTGACGGCGTTTATTCCGGCAGATTATATCACCGATTTGGATCAAAAGATGAGTGCTTACCGAGCAGTGGCTACAGCCAAATCTAAATCAGAATTAAAGCTAATTGCAGCCGAGTGGAGCGATCGCTATGGTACTTTACCTGTCCCTGCAAATCAACTTTTGCGAGTCATGGAACTCAAACAGCTAGCGAAAAAACTCGGATTTAGCCGCATTAAGCCAGAACAAAAGCAGCACGTCGTTTTAGAAACGCCAATGGAAGAACCTGCTTGGAATTTGTTGGCGGCGAATTTACCAGACAATCTCAAGACCCGCTTTGTGTATTCTCCTGGGAAAGTTACGGTGCGCGGGTTAGGAGTTTTTAAAGCGGATCAACAATTGCAAAATTTGATTGATGCTTTCGGGAGAATGCAAGGTGCAATTCCAGAGGCAGCTGTTATTTAA